In the genome of Augochlora pura isolate Apur16 chromosome 8, APUR_v2.2.1, whole genome shotgun sequence, one region contains:
- the Orp8 gene encoding oxysterol-binding protein-related protein 8 isoform X8, with amino-acid sequence MGININKFRSIMSSQPIVVPGGDHRSQSETHSVSVGSASDSFKTMTPPNVSRSLSNRISDSGCGTLPSKLEPVDQQLRRSSAQVQSTTLPKLPSTESLSTSVNLTTAAPPLSPGLSAMGEGNQKTDNTSDKSLDSCKLTRKESYKAQRKNYRMEKKRVANELLSSFKDPTVIVMSDWLKVRGTLKSWTKLWCILKPGLLLLYKSPKTKSNHWVGTVLLNTCQVIERPSKKDGFCFKLFHPLEQSIWAPRGPEKETIGAVVQPLPTSYLIFRAPSQAAGKCWLDALELSLRCSSLIIRSTSALPRALPHDTTTTHETQWSEADYEKHFDEHVCLSNYAPRSPATPQRRLLSCPQSLLPNATDTPRSACPSPTPMFQQLYHAIAYWDKRFCDRSPTPATDTDTIEISNSVGTLGDGDMYPNRSRTEIKALNRVLSTNRRMTLPSIHVLQYDTPQVVTLDPVHSSHTDLDDISQPENGVAADAEISASDSESEGSAKEDQPETINETPYVANENEILGSAGEVVTELQEEQKSLIWFLMKQVRPGMDLSKVVLPTFILEPRSFLEKLADSYYHADLLSQAVLEDDAFTRMKGVVKWYLSGFYKKPQGLKKPYNPLLGETFRCYWQHPNGSRTFYIAEQLSHHPPISGFYVTNRQDGFTISTTIIAKSKFYGNSTSAVLDGVAILTMLPRGEDYTMTIPYAHCKGIFMGTLSMELGGKVQINCEKTGYHTEIEFKLKPFLGGAEQMNQVAGAIRLGKETLATISGYWDGQIVITDKRAGQESVFFNPTPEVRKKRLKKYTVPIDHQGAWESEKLWYEVTQAINRDDQVAATDAKTQLEEAQRERAKERKLKSQEWIPKHFVQ; translated from the exons AACCAGTGGATCAACAACTTCGACGAAGCAGTGCTCAAGTACAGTCTACAACATTACCTAAACTTCCATCAACAGAGTCCCTATCGACAAGTGTAAATTTAACAACTGCTGCTCCTCCACTATCTCCAG GATTGTCTGCGATGGGAGAAGGTAATCAAAAAACGGATAATACATCTGATAAG TCTCTAGACTCTTGTAAATTAACTCGGAAAGAATCATATAAGGCTCAaaggaaaaattatagaatggAGAAAAAACGTGTTGCTAATGAACTTCTCAGTTCATTTAAAGATCCAACTGTTATTGTGATGAGCGATTGGCTAAAAGTGCGTGGAACACTGAAGAGTTGGACAAAGCTGTGGTGTATTTTGAAGCCAGGTTTACTCTTACTGTACAAAAGCCCTAAAACAAAA AGCAATCATTGGGTAGGTACAGTTTTACTGAACACATGTCAAGTGATAGAACGACCAAGTAAAAAGGATGGCTTttgctttaaattatttcatcctTTGGAGCAATCAATTTGGGCTCCAAGGGGTCCAGAGAAAGAGACCATAG GTGCTGTTGTACAACCCTTGCCTACTTCCTACTTAATCTTTAGAGCTCCTTCACAGGCAGCTGGTAAATGTTGGTTGGACGCGCTTGAATTATCTTTACGTTGTTCTTCACTTATTATCCGTTCAACAAGTGCATTGCCCCGTGCTCTGCCACATGACACTACAACAACTCATGAAACTCAATGGAGTGAAGCTGATTATGAGAAACATTTTGATGAACATG TATGTTTATCTAATTATGCTCCTCGATCGCCTGCAACCCCTCAAAGACGTTTGTTATCATGCCCACAGTCACTCTTACCTAATGCCACTGATACTCCTAGAAGTGCTTGTCCTTCACCGACTCCAATGTTTCAACAATTGTACCACGCAATTGCATATTGGGACAAACGGTTCTGTGACAGATCTCCAACACCTGCTACAGATACAGatacaatagaaatttcaaattctgtGGGGACGTTAGGTGATGGAGATATGTATCCTAACAGATCACGCACTGAAATTAAAGCCCTAAACCGTGTGCTATCTACCAATAGACGCATGACTCTTCCCTCTATACATGTCCTTCAGTATGACACCCCACAAGTAGTAACGCTAGATCCTGTGCACTCCTCACACACAGACCTGGACGACATTAGCCAACCTGAAAATGGAGTCGCAGCCGATGCAGAGATCAGTGCATCAGACAGTGAATCTGAAGGATCAGCTAAAGAAGATCAACCTGAAACAATCAACGAAACTCCATATGTTGCAAATGAGAATGAAATTCTTGGATCG GCTGGAGAAGTTGTCACAGAATTACAAGAAGAACAAAAATCTTTAATATGGTTCCTGATGAAACAAGTTCGACCAGGCATGGATTTGTCTAAAGTAGTTTTGCCAACTTTTATTCTAGAACCTCGTTCATTTTTAGAGAAACTGGCTGATTCCTATTATCACGCAGACTTGTTGTCTCA AGCTGTATTAGAAGATGATGCATTTACACGTATGAAAGGTGTTGTCAAGTGGTATTTATCTGGATTCTACAAGAAACCTCAGGGCTTGAAAAAACCATATAATCCATTATTGGGAGAAACCTTTCGCTGTTATTGGCAGCATCCTAATGGTTCAAGGACTTTCTACATAGCCGAACAA TTATCTCATCATCCGCCTATATCGGGATTTTACGTAACAAATCGTCAAGACGGGTTTACTATTAGCACTACAATTATTGCTAAATCTAAGTTTTATG GCAATTCAACATCAGCTGTTTTAGATGGAGTTgcaatattaacaatgttaCCTAGAGGAGAGGATTACACAATGACTATACCATATGCTCATTGTAAAGGTATCTTCATGGGTACATTATCTATGGAATTAGGTGGTAAGGTTCAAATAAATTGCGAGAAAACGGGTTATCATactgaaatagaatttaagcTCAAg cCATTCCTTGGTGGAGCAGAACAAATGAATCAAGTAGCAGGAGCGATACGTTTAGGAAAAGAAACTCTTGCTACTATATCAGGATACTGGGATGGTCAAATAGTAATTACTGATAAGAGGGCAGGA CAAGAAAGTGTGTTCTTTAATCCAACGCCAGAAGTGCGCAAAAAGAGATTGAAGAAATATACAGTACCAATAGATCATCAAGGTGCATGGGAAAGTGAAAAATTATGGTATGAAGTTACTCAAGCAATTAATCGAGATGATCAAGTTGCTGCTACCGATGCAAAAACTCAGTTAGAAGAGGCGCAAAGAGAACGTGCCAAGGAACGAAAACTTAAGAGTCAAGAATGGATTCCTAAACATTTCGTTCAG TGA
- the Orp8 gene encoding oxysterol-binding protein-related protein 8 isoform X7 — protein sequence MGININKFRSIMSSQPIVVPGGDHRSQSETHSVSVGSASDSFKTMTPPNVSRSLSNQPVDQQLRRSSAQVQSTTLPKLPSTESLSTSVNLTTAAPPLSPGLSAMGEGNQKTDNTSDKSLDSCKLTRKESYKAQRKNYRMEKKRVANELLSSFKDPTVIVMSDWLKVRGTLKSWTKLWCILKPGLLLLYKSPKTKSNHWVGTVLLNTCQVIERPSKKDGFCFKLFHPLEQSIWAPRGPEKETIGAVVQPLPTSYLIFRAPSQAAGKCWLDALELSLRCSSLIIRSTSALPRALPHDTTTTHETQWSEADYEKHFDEHDLDDISQPENGVAADAEISASDSESEGSAKEDQPETINETPYVANENEILGSAGEVVTELQEEQKSLIWFLMKQVRPGMDLSKVVLPTFILEPRSFLEKLADSYYHADLLSQAVLEDDAFTRMKGVVKWYLSGFYKKPQGLKKPYNPLLGETFRCYWQHPNGSRTFYIAEQLSHHPPISGFYVTNRQDGFTISTTIIAKSKFYGNSTSAVLDGVAILTMLPRGEDYTMTIPYAHCKGIFMGTLSMELGGKVQINCEKTGYHTEIEFKLKPFLGGAEQMNQVAGAIRLGKETLATISGYWDGQIVITDKRAGQESVFFNPTPEVRKKRLKKYTVPIDHQGAWESEKLWYEVTQAINRDDQVAATDAKTQLEEAQRERAKERKLKSQEWIPKHFVQDIITGNWVYRHADVRPWDPRNDVVQYEQDYIVRTKTRHKTPIMRTGSIVSTDPQTQVPLLQAESRSSLSVLKSSKRQLSNNLPLTETAHDSGSSSVEGHSDSSQSIGKRKRSTARIIDVMKDVERHMLKYGEDLNRIQRIVEQIAVKQREQGEQHYTMNMLKNFKDTVFIIVIVFCVQYLVKMWTAELSGG from the exons AACCAGTGGATCAACAACTTCGACGAAGCAGTGCTCAAGTACAGTCTACAACATTACCTAAACTTCCATCAACAGAGTCCCTATCGACAAGTGTAAATTTAACAACTGCTGCTCCTCCACTATCTCCAG GATTGTCTGCGATGGGAGAAGGTAATCAAAAAACGGATAATACATCTGATAAG TCTCTAGACTCTTGTAAATTAACTCGGAAAGAATCATATAAGGCTCAaaggaaaaattatagaatggAGAAAAAACGTGTTGCTAATGAACTTCTCAGTTCATTTAAAGATCCAACTGTTATTGTGATGAGCGATTGGCTAAAAGTGCGTGGAACACTGAAGAGTTGGACAAAGCTGTGGTGTATTTTGAAGCCAGGTTTACTCTTACTGTACAAAAGCCCTAAAACAAAA AGCAATCATTGGGTAGGTACAGTTTTACTGAACACATGTCAAGTGATAGAACGACCAAGTAAAAAGGATGGCTTttgctttaaattatttcatcctTTGGAGCAATCAATTTGGGCTCCAAGGGGTCCAGAGAAAGAGACCATAG GTGCTGTTGTACAACCCTTGCCTACTTCCTACTTAATCTTTAGAGCTCCTTCACAGGCAGCTGGTAAATGTTGGTTGGACGCGCTTGAATTATCTTTACGTTGTTCTTCACTTATTATCCGTTCAACAAGTGCATTGCCCCGTGCTCTGCCACATGACACTACAACAACTCATGAAACTCAATGGAGTGAAGCTGATTATGAGAAACATTTTGATGAACATG ACCTGGACGACATTAGCCAACCTGAAAATGGAGTCGCAGCCGATGCAGAGATCAGTGCATCAGACAGTGAATCTGAAGGATCAGCTAAAGAAGATCAACCTGAAACAATCAACGAAACTCCATATGTTGCAAATGAGAATGAAATTCTTGGATCG GCTGGAGAAGTTGTCACAGAATTACAAGAAGAACAAAAATCTTTAATATGGTTCCTGATGAAACAAGTTCGACCAGGCATGGATTTGTCTAAAGTAGTTTTGCCAACTTTTATTCTAGAACCTCGTTCATTTTTAGAGAAACTGGCTGATTCCTATTATCACGCAGACTTGTTGTCTCA AGCTGTATTAGAAGATGATGCATTTACACGTATGAAAGGTGTTGTCAAGTGGTATTTATCTGGATTCTACAAGAAACCTCAGGGCTTGAAAAAACCATATAATCCATTATTGGGAGAAACCTTTCGCTGTTATTGGCAGCATCCTAATGGTTCAAGGACTTTCTACATAGCCGAACAA TTATCTCATCATCCGCCTATATCGGGATTTTACGTAACAAATCGTCAAGACGGGTTTACTATTAGCACTACAATTATTGCTAAATCTAAGTTTTATG GCAATTCAACATCAGCTGTTTTAGATGGAGTTgcaatattaacaatgttaCCTAGAGGAGAGGATTACACAATGACTATACCATATGCTCATTGTAAAGGTATCTTCATGGGTACATTATCTATGGAATTAGGTGGTAAGGTTCAAATAAATTGCGAGAAAACGGGTTATCATactgaaatagaatttaagcTCAAg cCATTCCTTGGTGGAGCAGAACAAATGAATCAAGTAGCAGGAGCGATACGTTTAGGAAAAGAAACTCTTGCTACTATATCAGGATACTGGGATGGTCAAATAGTAATTACTGATAAGAGGGCAGGA CAAGAAAGTGTGTTCTTTAATCCAACGCCAGAAGTGCGCAAAAAGAGATTGAAGAAATATACAGTACCAATAGATCATCAAGGTGCATGGGAAAGTGAAAAATTATGGTATGAAGTTACTCAAGCAATTAATCGAGATGATCAAGTTGCTGCTACCGATGCAAAAACTCAGTTAGAAGAGGCGCAAAGAGAACGTGCCAAGGAACGAAAACTTAAGAGTCAAGAATGGATTCCTAAACATTTCGTTCAG GACATCATAACGGGTAATTGGGTGTATCGACATGCAGATGTTAGACCCTGGGATCCCAGAAATGATGTTGTGCAATACGAACAAGATTACATTGTACGCACTAAAACTAGACATAAAACACCAATCATGCGTACTGGCAGTATCGTTTCAACTGATCCTCAAACACAG GTCCCACTTCTTCAAGCAGAATCTCGCTCCTCGCTCTCTGTATTGAAGTCTTCGAAAAGAcaattgtcaaataatttgCCATTAACAGAAACAGCTCATGATTCTGGAAGTTCATCTGTAGAGGGTCATTCAGATTCTAGTCAATCAATAGGCAAAAGGAAACGTTCTACTGCAAG aataataGATGTTATGAAAGACGTAGAACGTCATATGTTAAAATATGGTGAAGATCTTAATCGCATACAGCGTATCGTAGAGCAAATTGCTGTTAAGCAACGAGAACAAGGTGAACAACATTATACAATGAATATGTTAAAGAACTTTAAAgatacagtttttattattgtaatagttTTCTGTGTACAATACTTGGTAAAAATGTGGACCGCAGAACTCAGCGGAGGTTGA
- the Orp8 gene encoding oxysterol-binding protein-related protein 8 isoform X4 codes for MGININKFRSIMSSQPIVVPGGDHRSQSETHSVSVGSASDSFKTMTPPNVSRSLSNQPVDQQLRRSSAQVQSTTLPKLPSTESLSTSVNLTTAAPPLSPGLSAMGEGNQKTDNTSDKSLDSCKLTRKESYKAQRKNYRMEKKRVANELLSSFKDPTVIVMSDWLKVRGTLKSWTKLWCILKPGLLLLYKSPKTKSNHWVGTVLLNTCQVIERPSKKDGFCFKLFHPLEQSIWAPRGPEKETIGAVVQPLPTSYLIFRAPSQAAGKCWLDALELSLRCSSLIIRSTSALPRALPHDTTTTHETQWSEADYEKHFDEHVCLSNYAPRSPATPQRRLLSCPQSLLPNATDTPRSACPSPTPMFQQLYHAIAYWDKRFCDRSPTPATDTDTIEISNSVGTLGDGDMYPNRSRTEIKALNRVLSTNRRMTLPSIHVLQYDTPQVVTLDPVHSSHTDLDDISQPENGVAADAEISASDSESEGSAKEDQPETINETPYVANENEILGSAGEVVTELQEEQKSLIWFLMKQVRPGMDLSKVVLPTFILEPRSFLEKLADSYYHADLLSQAVLEDDAFTRMKGVVKWYLSGFYKKPQGLKKPYNPLLGETFRCYWQHPNGSRTFYIAEQLSHHPPISGFYVTNRQDGFTISTTIIAKSKFYGNSTSAVLDGVAILTMLPRGEDYTMTIPYAHCKGIFMGTLSMELGGKVQINCEKTGYHTEIEFKLKPFLGGAEQMNQVAGAIRLGKETLATISGYWDGQIVITDKRAGQESVFFNPTPEVRKKRLKKYTVPIDHQGAWESEKLWYEVTQAINRDDQVAATDAKTQLEEAQRERAKERKLKSQEWIPKHFVQDIITGNWVYRHADVRPWDPRNDVVQYEQDYIVRTKTRHKTPIMRTGSIVSTDPQTQVPLLQAESRSSLSVLKSSKRQLSNNLPLTETAHDSGSSSVEGHSDSSQSIGKRKRSTARIIDVMKDVERHMLKYGEDLNRIQRIVEQIAVKQREQGEQHYTMNMLKNFKDTVFIIVIVFCVQYLVKMWTAELSGG; via the exons AACCAGTGGATCAACAACTTCGACGAAGCAGTGCTCAAGTACAGTCTACAACATTACCTAAACTTCCATCAACAGAGTCCCTATCGACAAGTGTAAATTTAACAACTGCTGCTCCTCCACTATCTCCAG GATTGTCTGCGATGGGAGAAGGTAATCAAAAAACGGATAATACATCTGATAAG TCTCTAGACTCTTGTAAATTAACTCGGAAAGAATCATATAAGGCTCAaaggaaaaattatagaatggAGAAAAAACGTGTTGCTAATGAACTTCTCAGTTCATTTAAAGATCCAACTGTTATTGTGATGAGCGATTGGCTAAAAGTGCGTGGAACACTGAAGAGTTGGACAAAGCTGTGGTGTATTTTGAAGCCAGGTTTACTCTTACTGTACAAAAGCCCTAAAACAAAA AGCAATCATTGGGTAGGTACAGTTTTACTGAACACATGTCAAGTGATAGAACGACCAAGTAAAAAGGATGGCTTttgctttaaattatttcatcctTTGGAGCAATCAATTTGGGCTCCAAGGGGTCCAGAGAAAGAGACCATAG GTGCTGTTGTACAACCCTTGCCTACTTCCTACTTAATCTTTAGAGCTCCTTCACAGGCAGCTGGTAAATGTTGGTTGGACGCGCTTGAATTATCTTTACGTTGTTCTTCACTTATTATCCGTTCAACAAGTGCATTGCCCCGTGCTCTGCCACATGACACTACAACAACTCATGAAACTCAATGGAGTGAAGCTGATTATGAGAAACATTTTGATGAACATG TATGTTTATCTAATTATGCTCCTCGATCGCCTGCAACCCCTCAAAGACGTTTGTTATCATGCCCACAGTCACTCTTACCTAATGCCACTGATACTCCTAGAAGTGCTTGTCCTTCACCGACTCCAATGTTTCAACAATTGTACCACGCAATTGCATATTGGGACAAACGGTTCTGTGACAGATCTCCAACACCTGCTACAGATACAGatacaatagaaatttcaaattctgtGGGGACGTTAGGTGATGGAGATATGTATCCTAACAGATCACGCACTGAAATTAAAGCCCTAAACCGTGTGCTATCTACCAATAGACGCATGACTCTTCCCTCTATACATGTCCTTCAGTATGACACCCCACAAGTAGTAACGCTAGATCCTGTGCACTCCTCACACACAGACCTGGACGACATTAGCCAACCTGAAAATGGAGTCGCAGCCGATGCAGAGATCAGTGCATCAGACAGTGAATCTGAAGGATCAGCTAAAGAAGATCAACCTGAAACAATCAACGAAACTCCATATGTTGCAAATGAGAATGAAATTCTTGGATCG GCTGGAGAAGTTGTCACAGAATTACAAGAAGAACAAAAATCTTTAATATGGTTCCTGATGAAACAAGTTCGACCAGGCATGGATTTGTCTAAAGTAGTTTTGCCAACTTTTATTCTAGAACCTCGTTCATTTTTAGAGAAACTGGCTGATTCCTATTATCACGCAGACTTGTTGTCTCA AGCTGTATTAGAAGATGATGCATTTACACGTATGAAAGGTGTTGTCAAGTGGTATTTATCTGGATTCTACAAGAAACCTCAGGGCTTGAAAAAACCATATAATCCATTATTGGGAGAAACCTTTCGCTGTTATTGGCAGCATCCTAATGGTTCAAGGACTTTCTACATAGCCGAACAA TTATCTCATCATCCGCCTATATCGGGATTTTACGTAACAAATCGTCAAGACGGGTTTACTATTAGCACTACAATTATTGCTAAATCTAAGTTTTATG GCAATTCAACATCAGCTGTTTTAGATGGAGTTgcaatattaacaatgttaCCTAGAGGAGAGGATTACACAATGACTATACCATATGCTCATTGTAAAGGTATCTTCATGGGTACATTATCTATGGAATTAGGTGGTAAGGTTCAAATAAATTGCGAGAAAACGGGTTATCATactgaaatagaatttaagcTCAAg cCATTCCTTGGTGGAGCAGAACAAATGAATCAAGTAGCAGGAGCGATACGTTTAGGAAAAGAAACTCTTGCTACTATATCAGGATACTGGGATGGTCAAATAGTAATTACTGATAAGAGGGCAGGA CAAGAAAGTGTGTTCTTTAATCCAACGCCAGAAGTGCGCAAAAAGAGATTGAAGAAATATACAGTACCAATAGATCATCAAGGTGCATGGGAAAGTGAAAAATTATGGTATGAAGTTACTCAAGCAATTAATCGAGATGATCAAGTTGCTGCTACCGATGCAAAAACTCAGTTAGAAGAGGCGCAAAGAGAACGTGCCAAGGAACGAAAACTTAAGAGTCAAGAATGGATTCCTAAACATTTCGTTCAG GACATCATAACGGGTAATTGGGTGTATCGACATGCAGATGTTAGACCCTGGGATCCCAGAAATGATGTTGTGCAATACGAACAAGATTACATTGTACGCACTAAAACTAGACATAAAACACCAATCATGCGTACTGGCAGTATCGTTTCAACTGATCCTCAAACACAG GTCCCACTTCTTCAAGCAGAATCTCGCTCCTCGCTCTCTGTATTGAAGTCTTCGAAAAGAcaattgtcaaataatttgCCATTAACAGAAACAGCTCATGATTCTGGAAGTTCATCTGTAGAGGGTCATTCAGATTCTAGTCAATCAATAGGCAAAAGGAAACGTTCTACTGCAAG aataataGATGTTATGAAAGACGTAGAACGTCATATGTTAAAATATGGTGAAGATCTTAATCGCATACAGCGTATCGTAGAGCAAATTGCTGTTAAGCAACGAGAACAAGGTGAACAACATTATACAATGAATATGTTAAAGAACTTTAAAgatacagtttttattattgtaatagttTTCTGTGTACAATACTTGGTAAAAATGTGGACCGCAGAACTCAGCGGAGGTTGA
- the Orp8 gene encoding oxysterol-binding protein-related protein 8 isoform X2 codes for MGININKFRSIMSSQPIVVPGGDHRSQSETHSVSVGSASDSFKTMTPPNETDILQRLRDKLPFDGEPVDQQLRRSSAQVQSTTLPKLPSTESLSTSVNLTTAAPPLSPGLSAMGEGNQKTDNTSDKSLDSCKLTRKESYKAQRKNYRMEKKRVANELLSSFKDPTVIVMSDWLKVRGTLKSWTKLWCILKPGLLLLYKSPKTKSNHWVGTVLLNTCQVIERPSKKDGFCFKLFHPLEQSIWAPRGPEKETIGAVVQPLPTSYLIFRAPSQAAGKCWLDALELSLRCSSLIIRSTSALPRALPHDTTTTHETQWSEADYEKHFDEHVCLSNYAPRSPATPQRRLLSCPQSLLPNATDTPRSACPSPTPMFQQLYHAIAYWDKRFCDRSPTPATDTDTIEISNSVGTLGDGDMYPNRSRTEIKALNRVLSTNRRMTLPSIHVLQYDTPQVVTLDPVHSSHTDLDDISQPENGVAADAEISASDSESEGSAKEDQPETINETPYVANENEILGSAGEVVTELQEEQKSLIWFLMKQVRPGMDLSKVVLPTFILEPRSFLEKLADSYYHADLLSQAVLEDDAFTRMKGVVKWYLSGFYKKPQGLKKPYNPLLGETFRCYWQHPNGSRTFYIAEQLSHHPPISGFYVTNRQDGFTISTTIIAKSKFYGNSTSAVLDGVAILTMLPRGEDYTMTIPYAHCKGIFMGTLSMELGGKVQINCEKTGYHTEIEFKLKPFLGGAEQMNQVAGAIRLGKETLATISGYWDGQIVITDKRAGQESVFFNPTPEVRKKRLKKYTVPIDHQGAWESEKLWYEVTQAINRDDQVAATDAKTQLEEAQRERAKERKLKSQEWIPKHFVQDIITGNWVYRHADVRPWDPRNDVVQYEQDYIVRTKTRHKTPIMRTGSIVSTDPQTQVPLLQAESRSSLSVLKSSKRQLSNNLPLTETAHDSGSSSVEGHSDSSQSIGKRKRSTARIIDVMKDVERHMLKYGEDLNRIQRIVEQIAVKQREQGEQHYTMNMLKNFKDTVFIIVIVFCVQYLVKMWTAELSGG; via the exons AACCAGTGGATCAACAACTTCGACGAAGCAGTGCTCAAGTACAGTCTACAACATTACCTAAACTTCCATCAACAGAGTCCCTATCGACAAGTGTAAATTTAACAACTGCTGCTCCTCCACTATCTCCAG GATTGTCTGCGATGGGAGAAGGTAATCAAAAAACGGATAATACATCTGATAAG TCTCTAGACTCTTGTAAATTAACTCGGAAAGAATCATATAAGGCTCAaaggaaaaattatagaatggAGAAAAAACGTGTTGCTAATGAACTTCTCAGTTCATTTAAAGATCCAACTGTTATTGTGATGAGCGATTGGCTAAAAGTGCGTGGAACACTGAAGAGTTGGACAAAGCTGTGGTGTATTTTGAAGCCAGGTTTACTCTTACTGTACAAAAGCCCTAAAACAAAA AGCAATCATTGGGTAGGTACAGTTTTACTGAACACATGTCAAGTGATAGAACGACCAAGTAAAAAGGATGGCTTttgctttaaattatttcatcctTTGGAGCAATCAATTTGGGCTCCAAGGGGTCCAGAGAAAGAGACCATAG GTGCTGTTGTACAACCCTTGCCTACTTCCTACTTAATCTTTAGAGCTCCTTCACAGGCAGCTGGTAAATGTTGGTTGGACGCGCTTGAATTATCTTTACGTTGTTCTTCACTTATTATCCGTTCAACAAGTGCATTGCCCCGTGCTCTGCCACATGACACTACAACAACTCATGAAACTCAATGGAGTGAAGCTGATTATGAGAAACATTTTGATGAACATG TATGTTTATCTAATTATGCTCCTCGATCGCCTGCAACCCCTCAAAGACGTTTGTTATCATGCCCACAGTCACTCTTACCTAATGCCACTGATACTCCTAGAAGTGCTTGTCCTTCACCGACTCCAATGTTTCAACAATTGTACCACGCAATTGCATATTGGGACAAACGGTTCTGTGACAGATCTCCAACACCTGCTACAGATACAGatacaatagaaatttcaaattctgtGGGGACGTTAGGTGATGGAGATATGTATCCTAACAGATCACGCACTGAAATTAAAGCCCTAAACCGTGTGCTATCTACCAATAGACGCATGACTCTTCCCTCTATACATGTCCTTCAGTATGACACCCCACAAGTAGTAACGCTAGATCCTGTGCACTCCTCACACACAGACCTGGACGACATTAGCCAACCTGAAAATGGAGTCGCAGCCGATGCAGAGATCAGTGCATCAGACAGTGAATCTGAAGGATCAGCTAAAGAAGATCAACCTGAAACAATCAACGAAACTCCATATGTTGCAAATGAGAATGAAATTCTTGGATCG GCTGGAGAAGTTGTCACAGAATTACAAGAAGAACAAAAATCTTTAATATGGTTCCTGATGAAACAAGTTCGACCAGGCATGGATTTGTCTAAAGTAGTTTTGCCAACTTTTATTCTAGAACCTCGTTCATTTTTAGAGAAACTGGCTGATTCCTATTATCACGCAGACTTGTTGTCTCA AGCTGTATTAGAAGATGATGCATTTACACGTATGAAAGGTGTTGTCAAGTGGTATTTATCTGGATTCTACAAGAAACCTCAGGGCTTGAAAAAACCATATAATCCATTATTGGGAGAAACCTTTCGCTGTTATTGGCAGCATCCTAATGGTTCAAGGACTTTCTACATAGCCGAACAA TTATCTCATCATCCGCCTATATCGGGATTTTACGTAACAAATCGTCAAGACGGGTTTACTATTAGCACTACAATTATTGCTAAATCTAAGTTTTATG GCAATTCAACATCAGCTGTTTTAGATGGAGTTgcaatattaacaatgttaCCTAGAGGAGAGGATTACACAATGACTATACCATATGCTCATTGTAAAGGTATCTTCATGGGTACATTATCTATGGAATTAGGTGGTAAGGTTCAAATAAATTGCGAGAAAACGGGTTATCATactgaaatagaatttaagcTCAAg cCATTCCTTGGTGGAGCAGAACAAATGAATCAAGTAGCAGGAGCGATACGTTTAGGAAAAGAAACTCTTGCTACTATATCAGGATACTGGGATGGTCAAATAGTAATTACTGATAAGAGGGCAGGA CAAGAAAGTGTGTTCTTTAATCCAACGCCAGAAGTGCGCAAAAAGAGATTGAAGAAATATACAGTACCAATAGATCATCAAGGTGCATGGGAAAGTGAAAAATTATGGTATGAAGTTACTCAAGCAATTAATCGAGATGATCAAGTTGCTGCTACCGATGCAAAAACTCAGTTAGAAGAGGCGCAAAGAGAACGTGCCAAGGAACGAAAACTTAAGAGTCAAGAATGGATTCCTAAACATTTCGTTCAG GACATCATAACGGGTAATTGGGTGTATCGACATGCAGATGTTAGACCCTGGGATCCCAGAAATGATGTTGTGCAATACGAACAAGATTACATTGTACGCACTAAAACTAGACATAAAACACCAATCATGCGTACTGGCAGTATCGTTTCAACTGATCCTCAAACACAG GTCCCACTTCTTCAAGCAGAATCTCGCTCCTCGCTCTCTGTATTGAAGTCTTCGAAAAGAcaattgtcaaataatttgCCATTAACAGAAACAGCTCATGATTCTGGAAGTTCATCTGTAGAGGGTCATTCAGATTCTAGTCAATCAATAGGCAAAAGGAAACGTTCTACTGCAAG aataataGATGTTATGAAAGACGTAGAACGTCATATGTTAAAATATGGTGAAGATCTTAATCGCATACAGCGTATCGTAGAGCAAATTGCTGTTAAGCAACGAGAACAAGGTGAACAACATTATACAATGAATATGTTAAAGAACTTTAAAgatacagtttttattattgtaatagttTTCTGTGTACAATACTTGGTAAAAATGTGGACCGCAGAACTCAGCGGAGGTTGA